The Dioscorea cayenensis subsp. rotundata cultivar TDr96_F1 chromosome 8, TDr96_F1_v2_PseudoChromosome.rev07_lg8_w22 25.fasta, whole genome shotgun sequence genome segment GAGACCTTGACGAATTGACCATCTCTTGCAGTCCTTAGTTCAGCATCAGGGTATTGAGCAATAAAGCCTGTAACAGCTCTCGTTCCCCAGCAAGTATTCCAAGTAAACAGCGCAGCAACAACAGCGAAGAtaatcacaacaacaacaaggagaACCGCATTGTGGACAGCACCGAGAATAAATCCACCAGCAATGAACCCCATCACAAAAAGCAGTATGATAGCCCACAATATTGTCTTAGGGAAGTTCCTCTTGAATGAATAGTCATCTTCTTTGCCTAAATTAGTAACAGCTTGGTTATGTGCAATAGCAGCGCTGTGTAGCTTCATTGATCCAACTGAATCCAAAGGACCAGAAACTTTTCGAGGAACACCAGAGGTATTAAGTGGTCCTGAATAGATAGGACCCGATGTGATGAGGCCGGTGGCAGGGAGTACAGGTGTGAGGGGGCCTGAGTTCTGCCGTCCCATTGAGTTGATGGCACCAGATTGAGGACCGGATGACTTCTTAACTGGGTCACCATGTCGGTTTAAAGGTCCAGAATTAGACTTTTGTCTATTGGATCCTCCAGTGACAAGTGTTGCCCCAGAACCTGGCATTGCTGTGAATGAAACAGGATCAATTGAATAGCTAGATCAAAAGAAATGGATTTATCAGGTGTAATAGAAGCAGAGTGAGAGGCAGAAACCTCCAAATGAACCAGTCCTTGAAGGTGCATTAATAGGACCAGACTTCCTTGACTTGGAGTTTTCAACATGAAGGTCAAACATTTTCCCAAGTTCACCGGACTTCTTAATATCCCCGCCTGTGTATGGCATGGCTGTGGAGCTCATTGCCACAGGCTTCTCTTTCGGTTGTTCAGGCCGGCCTGAAACATACAGGCCATTGCTAAGTTGATGTGATGGGAATCTCGAGCCCATTGAGTATAATCACACCCCTTGACCAGAAGTTGCTAGTTGAAGGGCAGTATTTCTATTCAAGGAGCCAAGAAGTTATGCACAAAGATCAAGAGGTGGTTGCAAACTCGACTGTTGTCATCATGACTTAGCTGTACTTTTAAGCCAACGATTTACTATATAGTTCTTCAATGGCGTGAAGGAAAATAACACCCAGGAAACCTAcaaagcaaaacaatgaatacaaGCTTGGACAAGTTAAtatgatctaaaaaaatataaaaataaataaataaataaataaaataacacgaTGAAAGAGTGATGAAATGGATCAAAAAGATAAACGATGTTTTTTTCGTGTTAGATGACAACATAGGATCAGAAGAGCAAAAGTTTAATATGTTATAAACtacataaagaaaattaaatatgcTTTCCGACAAAACTGCTATCAACAATTTAAACCTTGAAATTCAAACGCTTTCCAGGCTTACCAAAGATGAATCAACTAGCAATCAAAGCAGTGATACAACTGTTAAGATTTGCgaatataaaaaccaaaaaaaagaacaaaaccaaaataaataaacaaaaaaggaTGTCGAAACCTGGTAAGCTAAGAGAAAACTATGCCTACATCTAGTCGCAGGAGGACAAACCCAGGCAGCAGAAAGAAATGTTCGCAAACATGAGAAGTTGGGATGATCCTTAAGAGTTCATACGCTAAACCATCAAAACTAGGAAACAGAAAAGCATCTGATTCTCCTAAATGAGAAAGAGATTTATTGATAAGATCCTTCCATTTAGCAGCACCCTAGGATGGTATAGCCTTAACGTTAATGGCAAGGTTTACGGTGGATAGCTAGGCACCTAGAGGCAAGGAAGGGTGCAGCAAACGACAAAATGCTTCAGGGAgtcgaaaataaaattttaactacaGGCAGACATCCAAGAATGAGGGGGTTCTAATAAGAAGTaatataaaagcaaaaataCACTTTGATTTCCCTATCGAAATCAAAGCAAATATCCAAGAGTCTAATCACTATAAAAGGGATAATCATATCAAATTTGCTTTCCTCGACACCCAGAAGTCAAAAGAGAGCAATAATCCTTCCTGCACTTTcaagaaataataatacaacattACATCATTAATAAATCCATCACTTATAAACTATTTCTAAATTCCACAAAAAAATGAATCATAGTAATCAAACTACCAATTTCTACATGGCACAGAATCCAGAGGCAAAGACTCCATAATTCATCGGATCTAGTGGCACCTCACACACTTTAAAGGCTGGCGCTTCAATGGGAAATCAATTGCAAGTGGTTCGTATCAGTATAAATCAAATGAGATGGAATTCATAAAATCCAAAACTCAATGTACCAAACACCGTAATCCTTGaataaataagcattcaaggAAGTTCATTGAACCGAAGCCACATCCTCATGTCTTTATCATCATAATTCCAGCCCATATTTCCAACTCTTCAGCAATTGACACaaatgaagcaaaaatagaAATCAACCATGCTCTAGATCTACTGAAATCAAGCATCTTCCCAACATTCACAGATCCAAGACCAAAACCGTTCCATAACATATGAGATGATTATATCAAAGTCATGCTACCACATATCTAACAAATTCAGAATCATATACTCACAAACTCAATCAAGTTTCGACTTTCAACCACTAAGTGAGCTCAAAAACGATTCCAGATCTCTGCAGCAAATGGAAATCCATTGAAAAACTCCCGTCTTTTTCACAGAGCATTTTGATGCACCGACTGCGtgcaaaaagaaacataaagaacTCATCATCTTAACACAAGTCTTCCTTGGAAAAATACGCAAAAATCACCCAGATATCCACAGCTGAATCCAAAACAATCCATGACCCAGATCCCAAATGCAAATCCCAAAAGGAACCTACATTTCCCTTTCCAAAAACCCACTCGAAAACACACATCCAATCCCCCCAAAAACACACACTCTCGTCCCACCACGCAGATCCAAGATGCCAACTTTACCACACCCACAGCtccattttcaaaaaaatcccATTCCAGCACCACAGATCAACAACCCAAACCCAGATCCAAAGATATAATCACAAAAACCCAAAGAAAAATCACAGAAACTGAGATAACTAttagaaaaaagagaaatttccCCAAACCTCGGGAAGCAGGTAGTGAGATCACTGGATTTGGAGACTCTTCCGGCGAAAATGAGCTAGATTCGCGGTTCCGATGCCATTGTTCGCCGTCTAATACGAGAAAGGTGGGAGCTTTACCCTATTCCAAGCTCCTCTGTTTCTCTGAGAACAGAGAGGAACACAAAAGAGGGAtagaatgaaataataaaaatcaagtaaaaaaaaaaattaaaaaataaagtgaaaaataaaaaatcacaccCCACCTTCCACTCTCTCAAAACTAATTTTCTACTCTTT includes the following:
- the LOC120266991 gene encoding uncharacterized membrane protein At1g16860-like, which codes for MGSRFPSHQLSNGLYVSGRPEQPKEKPVAMSSTAMPYTGGDIKKSGELGKMFDLHVENSKSRKSGPINAPSRTGSFGAMPGSGATLVTGGSNRQKSNSGPLNRHGDPVKKSSGPQSGAINSMGRQNSGPLTPVLPATGLITSGPIYSGPLNTSGVPRKVSGPLDSVGSMKLHSAAIAHNQAVTNLGKEDDYSFKRNFPKTILWAIILLFVMGFIAGGFILGAVHNAVLLVVVVIIFAVVAALFTWNTCWGTRAVTGFIAQYPDAELRTARDGQFVKVSGIVTCGNVPLESSFQKVPRCVYTSTSLYEYRGWDSKAANPQHRRFTWGLRSLERHVVDFYISDFQSGLRALVKTGYGARVTPYVDESVVIDVNPNNKDLSPEFLRWLSQRNLSSDDRVMRLKEGYIKEGSTVSVMGVVQRNENVLMIVPPSEPISTGCQWGKCLLPASLEGIVLRCEDTSKIDVIPV